Genomic segment of Acidobacteriota bacterium:
CATCTCTTCAAGGACGGTCAGGTTGATCAGACTTGGCGGACGGACGCGGTACCGGTATGGATTGGGCGAACCGTCGCTGATCAGATAGAAGCCGAGCTCGCCTTTGGGCGCTTCGATCCGTCCGTATGCTTCGCCGGGTTTTGGGCGGAAGCCGCGGATCTTTGCCTTGGGGTCCATGATGGGCCCCGGTGGAAGGTCGCGCAGCGCCTGATTGAGAATTTTCAGCGATTCGCGCATCTCCAGCATGCGGACCATGTAGCGGTCGTAGACATCGCCATGCTCGCCCAGCGGGATTTTGAAGTCGAAGCGGTCGTAGATACCGTACTTGTCCACTTTGCGGATATCGTAGTTCACACCCGACGCGCGCAGCATCGGGCCGGTCACGCCCGCGTCGATTGCCAGTTCTTTCTTCAGCACGCCGACACCCTGAGCGCGCGCCATGAAGATCTCGTTGCCGGTCAACAACTGCTCGTATTCGTCGAGGAAGCGTGGGAACTCAACAACAATCTTCTTTGCCTGTTCGAGCCAGCCGGCGGGCAGCTCCACGCGACAGCCGCCAAAACGCATGTAGTTGCA
This window contains:
- a CDS encoding NADH-quinone oxidoreductase subunit D; translation: MNEVLVTGDGQGELLEIALGPHHPSTHGVFRMDVVLDGERVVKLKPVFGYLHRNHEKIAESASYLASMPYTDRLDYICSLTNNWAYALAVEKLAGLQVPERAEYIRVITAELTRLVNHTATIGFLTQEMGASGTPLMYAFREREKILDLFESLTGSRMMCNYMRFGGCRVELPAGWLEQAKKIVVEFPRFLDEYEQLLTGNEIFMARAQGVGVLKKELAIDAGVTGPMLRASGVNYDIRKVDKYGIYDRFDFKIPLGEHGDVYDRYMVRMLEMRESLKILNQALRDLPPGPIMDPKAKIRGFRPKPGEAYGRIEAPKGELGFYLISDGSPNPYRYRVRPPSLINLTVLEEMCRGYSVADTIVIFGTVDIVLGEVDR